One Besnoitia besnoiti strain Bb-Ger1 chromosome VIII, whole genome shotgun sequence DNA segment encodes these proteins:
- a CDS encoding SAG-related sequence (encoded by transcript BESB_081700): MKLPLACLGAAAAIALCFREASAVRQATLHSQMENELPTDQDGVPTCEKAELPLSISAAHGTAAFKCSKGHELSPDYKNDTAEQQVYIGDSEKKLSEVLKGATLKKVSTAQDNLAKEKVTSPDAASQPVYSLTVDELPEQQKEIMFKCMNKTQETMQVDRQEAGENKTECTVTITVASSGTSTAFRPVVAASALLGLISMNTAGVLQLAA; this comes from the exons ATGAAGCTGCCTCTTGCGtgcctcggcgctgctgctgccatCGCGCTCTGCTTCCGGGAGGCCAGCGCCGTCCGCCAAGCAACATTGCACTCGCAGATGGAAAACGAGTTGCCGACTGATCAGGACGGGGTGCCAACATGCGAAAAGGCGGAGTTGCCGCTGTCGATCTCGGCAGCCCACGGGACAGCAGCCTTCAAATGCTCCAAGGGGCATGAGCTTAGCCCTGATTACAAAAATGACACAGCGGAGCAACAAGTATATATCGGAGATTCGGAAAAGAAGCTCTCAGAGGTTCTTAAAGGAGCAACGCTGAAAAAAGTATCGACTGCCCAAGACAACCTCGCGAAGGAAAAGGTGACATCGCCAGACGCAGCGTCGCAGCCCGTATACTCCCTAACCGTTGATGAGCTGCCcgagcagcagaaggaaATAATGTTCAAATGCATGAACAAGACTCAAGAAACTATGCAGGTGGACAGgcaagaggcaggcgagaatAAAACAGAGTGCACAGTCACTATCACGGTGGCTTCGTCAG GTACATCTACCGCGTTCCGCCCAGTGGTCGCGGCGAGTGCTCTCCTCGGACTCATTTCAATGAATACTGCTGGGGTCCTTCAGCTCGCGGCATGA